Genomic segment of Engystomops pustulosus chromosome 8, aEngPut4.maternal, whole genome shotgun sequence:
atcattgtagcttctttccagggttcCTCTGTACAAGAAGAAATagtgggtccagcaagatgacctccaaagataatgcagatctgtcaacaccttcttactttccccgcagttccaaacacccaataaagtgtcactttaaaatggcgctgagagcagcatctcttacgttgaagattcagtgtttggcgaactctgtccttggacaatttcctgagtgcccgcagaaaggggtctgagtgccacctctggcacccgtgccataggttcgccatcactgccctaggctgtatgtatattatagcccctacaaggctGGGGTACATATGGTCAAGCTTCTTGGGTAATGGAGGActctcttctgcctgctttcaatctgtggttccaGGACCTATGGAGGACCTGCAAAGGTCCTGAACTGTACATGCAtaatgagagcaggaacatatgtacaaggatttcatggggaaGGATCTTCTCAGtataaacttttgaagaaaaaaaaataggctTGGGCCCAGTCTACTGCCCAAATGTATTACAATCACTActgaatgtgcaacatcccctaccggggcctagccttttcttggggcctggagtcagccggggcccgcagtacctgagtggctggcggttgcggcctaagcacgcttgtgtcacggtgcttggtatggggaaccggagggctgtcctacagcctggcaggtctccagcagggtggtgttggcaagaaatgatgagggagaggctgctatagcggttctccctggggcaaccctttggtgtctagcgtatgagtctctgtgtggtggacagggtgcccgtgatggtgacagccggagtagcagggaccagacggaggcagacgttgaacaaaaaacaacttacagttctttattggaaccgacaggaacagtagcaacgtgccttaacagaatggtagattgctgagatgcagttggagggagccacaggatgtagagcgcgagcctggatgcagagggcaggttgggagatagctgtgtcctagaaggatgcttcagatatcacccttgaaggtaggatgatatccctttcctcactactagctattagctccactcttcaggcagggaactggctcacctgctcttggtctggtgtgctagctgcacagactcctctgagtctcttactggattaactccagtctgcttctgagctactgctcagctaactactctcttctgagagagaactgacttcaCTGGACTCATTCCAGTCTTCTTCTCCTTCTAGAAGTTTTCTGACCAGGGATTTTGTTACtctcactggtcaggtggtggctactcctccaattacctctcagctcacagacattaggataacacatgtgattggatgacacatcttacatcacatcaaagaattaactcctgccttaccaggcaggatctaccactgcaatgcccaTCTATGTTAGGTatttgttgtgtagtgacctgctttggggttgatcagacccttcacaggctgcaagctacatggtgggacgtattcgcaaccactcctctgccttgcatcggcgagggtgttgcaaatgtgttGTATGATATGGGTAAAGCAAGGATTAAGACCttccttttttattaaaatatgttaTGTTTGGTGAAACAGCAAAATCATGTTCATGCACATGGCAGGCTTAATGGACACTATTTGAAAGTTTTGTGGAGGGACATGAGAAGTTATTAATTTTAATTATCGGATTGTTTTTCCTTACGTACAGAATTTAACACCATATAGGAGGTTTGACAGCCAACAGCACATCGCAAAATGAAAACCAACCCAAGTCCAAACCACTGCCCTTTTATATATAGACCCCCATATATGTATGACCACCACACCATGTGTATAGACCTCCATATACAGTCCTATAATGGGGAGTAGCCTCAAagtagtggcgtaacttgaagctgatgggccccagtgcaaagtctgtgccaggcacctaactataatgtatggtttatagtactagtactagaccttatgggccccctaagcctcttgggtccAAGTGCaaccgcatcctctgcaccccctcaagttatgcccctgtctcaaagttatatttatatatatatatatatatatatatatatatatatatatatgatatattccaAAGTTTCGTGTAGTCACTTTGTAGTAAATTGCTGAAAAGTTATTGCTGCCACATAACAGCTGTATGTTGGAGGCCTATGCCCACATTTCATATGAGTGACCAACAGCcaggactcattggggcacatttacttacccggtccattcacgatcccacggcgcgttgtccaacATGGATTcgcgttctgccgggattcactaaggttgtgcgcccgatatctactaggtgtcgctgctgcgccgaggtccgccggagttcaccatcctattcctggtgcatgtaagtgtgtgtgtcaggtttgctagggagaatgctgggacttctggttcttctggtggtgctagcagcattCTCTGACCCCCGGCGCGTGTCcgcacaaactccacctctcgtcccgggcagcggctgctaagatctcacgctgtctaggagttgtgttcggaactgctgggacttgtggtacctctgcatggtgcctggttattctgcaccatgaggggttaattcccagaagttgtccagctcctatcaggttctggaggtggagttctggctgcataaattgcagcttcactagtcacctgtgccagtgtttgaaatcccttcatcactcgctcgctgcattaggtgtgactcgctctgtatctgtattgttgtgacctcggctagtttttgacgttgaccttttgcttactgattttgctcttgacgtaccctctcgttgtgactccggctagtttaccactcttttgtgttttatgtttgtcagtctgttcgtgtttcccttcccacacttatccagtgtatttcgagtcttcaagtagtcgccccacggtttagctataggaagggacagaggttggggcaagctcagggcacactatcccctgtcttctgtgttacccaaccccaACAGTGTGTCAagagacactttttttaaatggcacgatttttccgacggccacgcccctgttcttcgttgcatgcaagccggcgccaatgcgacacaatccaattgtgtgcgcccaaatcccggggcaattcagcgcaaaacagtaacattcggaaaacccgacggaaaaaacgtgattcggacccttagtaaatgtgccccattctccgCAGCCTACAACACCCATACATTACATGATTTTGTATGCAGTCCCTTTgatgtagtgaagcttccattacCCTTCATTACTCCCATTACTATAAAGTGACTAAATGCAGGACATGTTTCTGTGCGTCACTTGTGTGACATGTATTAAGGGTGTACTCAACCCAATTTACATCTCTCGTGTCACCTTTTCAAGTTTCATACAACTTAGAGAATCTCTTCCCTTTAATATCATTTTGTTTGATCTAAGTCCCATGATAAGTCCTGTCCCTACACCAGGTTGATTCTTCTATGGCTACTGCGCACAGacaatgaaaatattttttgcaCTTCCAAATGTTATGTGGGTGTGATTCTAGCAGCGTCTCTAAGGTACTGCCTGCTGGATGTGAGGGCTTTTATATAGGGCAGCATGGAGGTCCAGTGGTACTAATGCTAGGGGTCCGAGGACTGAGCCCTCAAGCAAATGAACATTGGCTCACATTTACGAAaacccttgcaccagttttctgtcagactttgccagttctttttagtgtaaactgcttgtacgggtatttaagaagtggctGAGGCACGCAACACTTTTGGCGCATGCTGCTTCAggtatcatgcgacacaaattagtggGCGTTCCGGAACTCATTCTTACTGCCAGATTtattgtgcaaagtcagacataagtgtgttgcaagccccatgttaaaggtacaccacaaagaagttggtgaactctgtctggccagtacagggaagcgccagattcatgatttctggcgcacgttcttcataaatctggcgcacccagcattatacacaggcaagcgtATTTAGTGCAGTTTTCGCTACTCATAGTAGATGTGCCGCATTGTTTTCACCCATTTGTTATACATTTGGTGTCTGGATGACACGCTGACACATCCATTGCATTTGGATGATAGGCATCTCAATGGCTTTCCATAGAGATCCAGGATAATGTGAAAAACATGGATGACAAACAGTTTTTTTCTGAACGCAGTCTGTATTTGTGGATCTCTTGGTGACACATGCGACCTTTCAAGAGGTCGGGACAAGCTAGTGACACTGTTTGCCAGTTGTCTGTCTCTTGCTGATCAAGAATGACATAACATGACTTACAGATGACACCCATGACTAGGTGTGAACCAAGCCTTGATGTCGAACATTGCGGGTTCAGGTACCAGAACCCAAGCCCGGACTTGAGTCAGAAGCCTTTGGTCTAACCCACATAGGTAACCAGCACTGAACAGGGGTTGTTATCAGTGGAAATGAGCCCATTCTGAACTCAAATTTTCAAAAATCGGCCAAACCATAATCTGAAGTGGTCTGATCATTACTAATAGGCACATTATCTAACCTACATGGAGGACGCAATATTATGTATTACAGTACCAAAATTATGATTAATAACTTATTTAtcgtaacaaaaaaaaatgttatgtacaAAATTTTGCATGTTTTATGTACCCTAATCTTATAGAGCCCAATCAAAAAGTTGTAACATTTAGAAATGAGAATGCACAAACTCGAACCCTGCGCCACAACTGATAAATGCCCCACAttgatgtgaaaaaaataaatgtaaatcgTCAATAAATAAGACATGACAGAGTAATAACATTATCAGATGGAACAACAGGAACAAGGGgtcttgctcacaagagcttacgatCTATGGGGTTCTTAGTACGGAAGTTTTGTGAATGTTAGCAGAGCTGGAATGATGGGGTTAATAATGCTGGATTCTGGAATGCTGGAATGACAGATGCCTCAGGTCTGTAACTTGAGATAAGGTCTGGAGTCAGAAGCTGCAGACCCAGAACTTTTGTCTTCACTTCTTCTTCCAGGGAGAGAAGAAAGCCAACAATTGGATGAAAGTCTGAGTCAGATTATTGTGTGAGCCAATAGCTGTGCTCTTTACATGTTACTCTGCTCCCTGACTTGGAAGACAGCAGGACTTGGTGTGTGTATTTCTCCAGACTGCCACGTGTATAGTCAAGAAGAGATCAAGAGACACCATGGCAGTGCCCTCCTGCACCAGCATCACCCTACTCCTGccgctcctcagcctcctcaccaCTCACATCCACTGCCAAAGTGAAGAAGAGAAGATCAAACTAGAAGTGACCCACGTCCCAAGCGTCTGTACACAGAAGAGCCGAAGAGGGGATCTGGTGAATGCACATTATGACGGCTACTTAgccaaggatctctccaaatttTACTGCAGGTAAGTGGTGGACAgcacattagggcagatttagcATTAGACAGGAACTTCAGTTTTTTTGGAGggacttatacaggcggtcccctacttaagaacacccaacttacagagaacccctagttacaaacagacctctggatgttggtaatttactgttctttagccccaggctacaataaacagctataataattattacaggtgtctgcaattaagatttattgttaattctggttcttatgacaacccaacatttttaaaatccaattgttgcagagacaaaaaaaattctgtctggagttacaattataaaatatacagttcccacttacatacaaattcaacttaagaacaaacctccagaacctatcctgtacataaccgggGGACTGGCTGTAATCTCTTTAGGTATCTTTGACAtttcagatttatcatagtggcaTAGATAGCTATactaaataataatgataattcctttatttatatagcgcacacagattatgcagcgctgcacagagcatggcaaatcagtccctgtccccagtgggacTCACAAtctgtaatcaacctaccagtatgttttggagtacaggagtaaacccatgcaaacactatACATGTGGCagttgtaaaagtttttttttttgttgaggccggtgacacacgtggcttttttggcaagtttttgttgTGGTTTTAAAAGCATTGAGCATTTTCACAAAAAGCAAAAAAGCCAAAGCATTTTCGGATGTTTGCTTGCATTTTCATTTGCAGTGATCTTGTACTCCCTGTGTTTTGTGCATGTAGTAGCATGCGCtttaaaacacatgcgttttcaaaaacgcaaccGCTTTGAAAAGCCCAATGATAGCGCACCTCAAAAACACGGACACAAAAAAGAGAGCCACTTTATccaaaaacccatttaaaaagccaatatgcaatgTCCCCACACTAACCTCATTAGATTGTTCCCAAACTTAAATCAACTCatgtttaaaatatattaaatataaaacGTAACCTTATTTACCGTAATCAAttaaaaaaatccattaaaaagacaacatacacaaaaaaaaaatccaccaatggtcagataactaaatatacatagtAAATAAACCACAGTAACCTATATAGAGGTATAGAAGGTATAGAATCCTCAGAgcaagtcaaggtatttgcttatgAAAAATGATTGCACTTTAtccggaggaataacagaggtggACACCTCCTGACATGCCAGGGGTATGACGAGGAAAGGCGAAACATATGTCCACCTCTGATTTGTATACGCCTGTATATGTATTTAGTAGGTGCCCTTGTCCTCTGTTTCTGTAATGTGTAGTTTGGAAGCAAATTTCTTGcgaatatgggggacatatatacggccgacgtatatatacggcatatatacgccccccccccccacagctggCAATTGGCACACAGCGCCGTGCGGCGTCAGTACAGCACCGCACCGTTCTGtaccctgtgaaaagataggacatgccctatcttttcgcAGAATAGAGCGTCGGGcaccatgttcctctatggagagtgctcctcctctccccggcgccaacatgtctgccgtgctacggtacagcgggcacacgtcagtgtgaatgtagcctaagaattaTACCTTCTGTACCTATACAGGTTATATGTATGTTTAGTTATTTGACCGTTGGTggcttttttttctgtgtattttgcctttttaatggatttacttgtaattaataaaataaaggttCATTTTATGTTCAATATATTTTAGTTATTGTTTCCTTTTATTTGGTGTGACAAATCGGCAGTTGCCACAATTTAAAGGCAAAAAACTGACATAACTGAAATGCATGTAGTGGAAGGTTCTgctgctcctgttcctgcttATAAGCAACTTTAGTAATCAAGGAGTCCAGAGATTTAACCCTTACCCTGCTTTCTTGCAGCTAATGGCTCTTCAGAcaagcagtgtaagggttaaacctCCTGACTAGTTAGTGATGAGGAGACATGGCCCATATACTGGTACTGAGCAGGAGCGGCCATGATTGGTTTCCTTtatcttcttccattatggagaatAACGGAGAGAGGCAGTAAATAgaagcccctcccccagcgccaTAACTTATAACAGAGAAACATGTGTAGCCGCCAGCATTATTACAGCTATTAATACggtagaaggaaaccttctgcagAGCTTCATCTACTGCCAGTGTCTGTTATTCCCCTCCATTATAGAAAAAGGTAAGGGAAACCCATATGTAAAATTGAGGACCTATGGTTGGAGGGGGCCCCAGCCAAAACTTTGCTATGGAGCCCACGCATTCCTAGATACGCCActgctgtagttgaatattgacagacggtccctaagtactagcttcatacagcagcatatgctagcaatgagacctgtcaatcaggaacaaggaggtgggaaaatacaagtaaaatttaatatgcaggacactattaatatcattggactcaaCTTAGGTGagatgcatataagtttacaaactgaatttttaacattgcagctatACATCTGCATTGGGCTTTCAGCTACACTCGGTTACACCCTATCATTAAAGAAGAGCATTACAGAAATGGAATACAGAAGGTCTTCCATTCAGCTTCAGGTTCCATGTAACTTCCATGCTTATGGAATTATAGCAGAAAAATAAGAAGCTGCAGAATACAGATGTGAACTTGGcctgttttattttttgtttttcagtatGGAAACCTAATGCACATATATTGGCTACTTACCTGGGTCTTTTGCAAACTCACATCTAATCAAGATTCTGTACTTTGTACTCACCAAGCAGACATTATCTCCTACACAATCAACCCACTCATCCCCTGCTGCTCTTAGCTTTCTGATTATTCAGATGGCAGCAGTGCCAACTTACCTCTATTTATGATTCACATAATTTACCTCCTGATCTCACACTGTAAGGGCTAAATCACGAGACTATGGTTTATGGACTGACCAGAGTGCAGAGGTGGGGACATACATATTACAGCAATGCATTATACACATTTACACCCTTCTCCTGTATTAGGAGCGTTCACACAATGTGGGGCTTTTATCAATATTGGAGTGGGGTCCGTGTTTTTGACACACAAATAGTGCGGTCATTTACACAGTGATGTGAGATTGTGgtacaaggggttaatgaattggcgaAGCAATGAAATTGGTCTGCACTAACTCCACATACATGAAGGTAAAATAGAACCCGgtagaccagctttttgcagTGTGCATCCAGAGTTGCACCATAAAAAGTCtcgggaaactagaagtgcaggaaaagtgtcaggcCTTGATGGATTTAAACAGGCATGATCAGCTGAGCGGAGGCTGTATATGTTTGGAAGGTAAGAAggagtcaggctccaggggtaatggaccctcgggaccaccgcagacaatgacgtaagccgacacctgggataggagtctaagtggcacccggtcttcaccagagcctgcagcaaagcgagttggacttgctgtggcgtggtaccaccaggtcagaaacggaaggcaggtttgtggtcgaaccagcggaggagcgtagacgggaacaggtccggggtcacaatgggaaatcacgcTAATCGCAGAGGTCATAGGaataagctttttctaaggctgtaaggcacaaagatccggcagggtgtgtagGAAGAGGCTGGTATATAAAGGAGTACTGTCAGCTCCCTAACAACTGGCATTGTCGAATCAAGACAGCCCAATACACAATTGTTGGTCGAATGAACGGAAGTTTGAATGATATGTAGTAAGGAAAAAGTTCTATTTCTATGTAAATGcagggtaatttactgtacatgtgAGATTTTAATGTCATGTTTCATTCTTGACTGGTGTATGCAACTGTATAGCTACTTTCTTCGTCATATTTCACTTATTTTAAAGAATTTACTGATTTTACCTCTTTGTCCTAAAGCCGATCAGAGAAAGATGGACATCCCAAGTGGTTTGTGCTCGGGGTTGGACAAGTGATCAAGGGACTTGACATTGCAATGATGGAAATGTGCCCCGGAGAAAAAAGGAAGGTCATCATTCCACCATCCTTGGCGTATGGAGAGAAGGGCTATGGTAAAGGCAACAATCCTGATTGTAAATTTTCCCCATTTAGGTGTTATGGCTTAGAACATAGCTACTTTTTATCCAAAATAGCACCGTACCTGTACCACAAGTGTTTTGTCACATTGTAGCTCAGATCTATTCACTCTAATGAGCTAAATTGTATCACCAAATTTAATGCATGGGCAGATGTGTTTCCTGAAGAAAAAGCAGCGATGTTTTTGTAATTGTGGACAACCCTTAAGCTAGAGAACATGCCATGGCCAAATAAATCAGAaccttttttattcttttttcctcTAATCCTGTGGAGGAAGATTCCTTATATAGACAGGGGTCACTGAAGATTGTCTTACCAAAGAGATGaacccagtagtggattataataccaGCTCGAGGCCCAAGCTTTCTGTAGGGCTCATGGCCACCCAAGCAACCCAAAAAGGGCCTTCACccttctcaatacacatgtacacaagagccatttcaagacctttgaaggtcctccaatgaTTGATCGAAGGCCGTAGGGACGCATCCTATATTCTCCAAGCAACTAATTTTTGtaacatatgtaggaagtgattccagacttgtaggggctaaaaTATTGATATGCACAGGACCCAGGGCAACCTTAATCTGGAAAAATCTCGATCATACAAATGAGAAAAGAACGAGTGTACATCGCCAGTATCCAgcgattggctgctgccgatgaatGGGGTGTT
This window contains:
- the FKBP7 gene encoding peptidyl-prolyl cis-trans isomerase FKBP7, encoding MAVPSCTSITLLLPLLSLLTTHIHCQSEEEKIKLEVTHVPSVCTQKSRRGDLVNAHYDGYLAKDLSKFYCSRSEKDGHPKWFVLGVGQVIKGLDIAMMEMCPGEKRKVIIPPSLAYGEKGYDKIPPNATLIFEIELLGISKGPRSVEAFQQIDLNNDKFLSKDEISHYLTEEFKKDGKQRDPSMHGRILTDIFQKNDHDSDGLISSREYNVYRHDEL